From the genome of Pedosphaera parvula Ellin514, one region includes:
- a CDS encoding AAA domain-containing protein — protein sequence MNSEENSFLQFLRTGIERGGFETDDVLAVVLPLMRQTLSIHQAGKVAPLKGVHDLRMTTEGQLTFDEAKAVAPEKALSRIADLQVKVSHAVEVVGESRRVSDIDAASLNISNLSVGRLGEELAKPVYLPDYASWEHAVGHHDELTDIFSLGLILASFACGLDFTDVDDLEIFASSRENLFSVNKRLHPVMASVIVQMTELNRHKRAQDLPQLIHRLTNHREQPGEIDLSRIKGFKESPLQGKRKLIQAHLRDRLFEISRRNRLIHFKPTLHTLNLTIASVPLLLDYRNIKLEQLFVWHKDLATTVAEGAPMSLGKYLRFEDAPYIPGVLDKIISEARRDRAEYGFAQLRLVICFLRWNNLKEAANERIHSPLLLLPVELKKKKGVRDNYVLDPTSSVAEVNPALRHHLKELYNLDLPESVDLRETSLDQFHEMLQARIRASEPGVTLNKIEKPQIELIHEKARQRVDQYRRRMKLRARPTRNHGPGDYSYERENFRPLGLQIFQQKVKPTPAPLRDVVGAPPQPRLPHIVDPEPAPESGKVLETERQMFSLRGGENQNPYSWDFDLCSITLGNFNYRKMTLVSDFTNLIETDMASGAFDTIFSLSPKPAEETAPPLELRDQHLIISCDATQASAIALARTGRSYIIQGPPGTGKSQTITNLIADYVARGKRVLFVCEKRAAIDVVFHRLRQQGLDELCCLIHDSQADKKEFIQNLKQTYEKFLSQADEDGGEKALAATLQAMEQDLTNLKRFSDAMLETPACAGVPLRLLLHRLVEICGRYSALSPALEEQLPEYPLWLEHGDLVNRLGAVLAELGEEPCFAKHPARWLGKGILNADRPLEALGTCLEKAESLLDAVENALEMSRLPAELWDTIEEIQRILEFAVQVRPLAERGLLGLLNPNSPASNAFNSLGTELQEKGQTYSLAHEKVAGWKEPLTPDDTQNALAQARAFEKSIFRFLQPAFWRLRKTLQARYDFGRHAVAPSWVKMLEELASAQQAQAAYENSRNQAQQAWHADDLELFMNLVTELRATPGLTHPSVRALLPKLLESVDAKELVENLASIHANFIQLSETLGFLLAEHEQFDFPELTQTLAALRQQTGTLPELLPILGELTELPQEFARALRHVPLRVDKFEGAMGGKSLNLVYRQDRAVSRFEGRTLEQRMARLEKHYREWLGLNARCIRAAVKRKFLEHVNVSSLPASQLTAEQKIFKKDYAAGRRDLEHEFGKTMRYKSIRDLAAENTGAVIQDLKPIWLMSPLSVSDALPLDPQLFDVVIFDEASQIPLEEAIPALYRSNQVIVVGDEMQLPPTTFFASSRGEEETVMVEEEGEQIEVDLDADSFLTQSATNLPSTLLAWHYRSRYEPLISFSNAAFYSGNLFTIPDRQRVLSGQAELVVTTAEQGNENVDALLQRSISFHLMEKGVYSERRNPGEAAYIAELTRGLLQKETKLSIGIVAFSEAQQTEIEEALSRLAEEDADFAHRLEAEYTREENDQFCGLIVKNLENVQGDERDIIILSICYGYDANGKMLMNFGPINQRGGEKRLNVIFSRAKHHMAVISSIRHLRSRMITTMAQTA from the coding sequence ATGAACAGCGAAGAAAATTCATTTCTCCAGTTCCTGAGGACTGGAATCGAACGCGGTGGATTTGAAACGGATGATGTCCTGGCGGTGGTGTTGCCCTTGATGCGGCAGACGTTGAGCATTCATCAGGCAGGGAAAGTGGCGCCTCTGAAAGGGGTGCACGATCTGCGGATGACGACGGAGGGACAGCTGACTTTCGATGAGGCCAAGGCGGTTGCTCCGGAAAAGGCATTGAGCAGAATTGCCGATTTGCAGGTTAAGGTGAGTCATGCAGTGGAGGTCGTGGGCGAGTCGCGACGAGTATCGGACATCGATGCGGCTTCACTCAATATTTCGAATCTTAGCGTGGGGCGATTGGGTGAGGAACTTGCCAAACCGGTTTACCTGCCGGATTACGCAAGCTGGGAACATGCAGTTGGTCATCACGATGAACTCACGGATATTTTTTCCCTGGGTTTGATACTGGCCAGCTTCGCATGCGGGCTGGACTTTACGGATGTGGATGACCTGGAGATTTTTGCCAGCAGCCGGGAGAATTTGTTCTCAGTCAATAAGAGGCTCCATCCGGTGATGGCCTCTGTCATTGTGCAGATGACGGAACTGAACCGGCACAAGCGGGCGCAGGATCTGCCGCAATTGATCCATCGGCTCACGAATCATCGCGAGCAGCCTGGTGAAATCGATCTGAGCCGAATCAAAGGGTTCAAGGAATCGCCGCTCCAGGGTAAGCGAAAGTTGATTCAGGCGCACTTGCGTGACCGTTTGTTTGAGATTTCGCGGCGCAATCGGCTCATTCATTTCAAGCCGACGCTGCACACATTAAACCTGACCATTGCATCGGTGCCGTTGCTGCTGGATTATCGGAATATCAAGCTGGAACAGCTTTTTGTCTGGCACAAGGATTTGGCGACGACAGTGGCCGAAGGTGCGCCAATGTCACTGGGAAAATACCTGCGGTTTGAGGATGCGCCCTACATTCCCGGCGTGCTCGACAAAATCATCAGCGAGGCCCGGCGCGACCGGGCGGAGTACGGCTTTGCGCAACTGCGGTTGGTCATTTGTTTCCTGCGGTGGAATAATCTCAAGGAAGCTGCGAACGAGCGCATTCACTCGCCACTGCTTTTGTTACCGGTGGAGTTGAAGAAGAAGAAAGGGGTGCGGGACAATTATGTGCTCGATCCAACCTCGAGCGTGGCGGAGGTCAATCCTGCACTCCGGCATCATCTCAAGGAACTTTATAATCTCGATCTGCCGGAGTCCGTGGATTTGCGCGAGACATCGCTGGATCAATTTCATGAAATGCTGCAGGCACGCATCCGGGCGAGCGAGCCGGGAGTGACACTCAATAAAATCGAGAAACCGCAGATTGAATTAATCCATGAAAAGGCGCGGCAGCGGGTGGACCAGTATCGTCGCCGAATGAAGCTGCGCGCTCGTCCAACCCGGAATCACGGCCCGGGCGATTATAGTTACGAACGGGAAAACTTTCGGCCGTTGGGCTTGCAAATATTTCAGCAAAAGGTAAAGCCCACCCCGGCGCCGTTGCGGGATGTCGTGGGAGCACCGCCCCAACCACGCCTGCCACACATCGTGGACCCGGAGCCAGCGCCGGAAAGCGGCAAAGTGTTGGAAACCGAGCGGCAGATGTTTTCCCTGCGGGGTGGGGAGAACCAGAATCCGTACTCGTGGGACTTTGATCTCTGCAGCATTACCCTTGGAAATTTCAATTATCGCAAGATGACGCTGGTGAGCGATTTCACGAACCTCATCGAAACGGACATGGCGAGTGGCGCGTTCGACACCATCTTTTCGCTCTCACCCAAGCCAGCCGAAGAAACTGCGCCACCGCTGGAATTGCGCGACCAGCATCTGATCATTTCCTGTGACGCAACCCAGGCGTCGGCCATTGCGCTGGCGCGCACGGGGCGGAGTTACATCATTCAAGGCCCGCCGGGCACGGGGAAATCGCAGACCATTACCAACCTCATTGCCGATTACGTGGCGCGCGGGAAACGAGTGCTGTTCGTCTGCGAAAAGCGGGCGGCCATTGACGTTGTGTTTCATCGGTTGCGACAACAGGGCTTGGATGAACTGTGCTGTTTGATTCACGATTCGCAAGCCGACAAGAAAGAGTTCATCCAAAATCTGAAGCAGACTTACGAGAAGTTTCTCAGCCAGGCGGACGAGGATGGTGGGGAGAAAGCGTTGGCCGCCACTTTGCAGGCGATGGAGCAGGATTTGACGAACCTGAAACGATTTTCGGATGCCATGCTGGAGACGCCGGCGTGCGCGGGAGTACCGCTACGCTTACTGCTGCACCGATTGGTGGAAATTTGCGGACGTTATTCGGCATTGTCACCGGCATTGGAGGAACAATTACCGGAGTATCCGCTTTGGCTCGAGCATGGCGACCTGGTCAACCGGCTGGGCGCGGTGCTGGCAGAGTTGGGGGAGGAGCCATGCTTTGCGAAGCATCCGGCACGCTGGTTGGGCAAAGGAATTTTGAATGCGGATCGGCCGTTGGAAGCGCTCGGCACCTGTTTGGAGAAAGCGGAATCACTGTTGGATGCAGTCGAGAATGCTTTGGAAATGTCGCGGTTGCCGGCGGAGTTATGGGACACGATTGAAGAGATTCAGAGGATTTTGGAATTCGCCGTGCAGGTGCGCCCCCTGGCAGAGCGTGGATTGCTGGGATTGCTGAATCCGAACAGCCCGGCTTCCAATGCGTTTAATTCACTGGGCACGGAACTGCAGGAAAAGGGGCAGACGTATTCCCTCGCGCATGAGAAAGTGGCTGGCTGGAAGGAGCCGCTTACGCCAGATGATACCCAGAATGCTCTTGCCCAGGCGCGCGCTTTTGAAAAGTCGATTTTCCGTTTCCTGCAACCGGCGTTTTGGCGACTGCGGAAGACGTTGCAGGCGCGCTATGATTTTGGGAGGCATGCGGTCGCGCCGAGTTGGGTGAAGATGCTCGAAGAACTGGCCTCTGCTCAGCAGGCGCAGGCAGCATACGAGAACAGCCGAAACCAGGCCCAGCAGGCGTGGCATGCCGACGACCTGGAGCTATTCATGAACCTGGTGACGGAGTTGCGGGCCACGCCAGGGTTAACCCATCCCTCCGTGCGGGCGTTGTTACCGAAATTGCTGGAATCAGTGGATGCGAAAGAATTGGTGGAGAATCTGGCCAGCATTCATGCAAACTTTATCCAATTGAGCGAGACACTCGGCTTTTTACTGGCTGAGCATGAACAATTCGATTTTCCCGAGCTGACTCAAACGCTGGCTGCACTGCGTCAGCAGACCGGCACGCTGCCGGAACTGTTGCCGATTTTAGGCGAGCTGACGGAATTGCCCCAGGAATTTGCCCGCGCATTGAGGCATGTGCCGTTGCGGGTGGACAAGTTTGAAGGGGCGATGGGGGGCAAGAGTCTGAACCTTGTGTATCGACAGGATCGGGCGGTGAGCCGGTTTGAGGGGCGCACATTGGAACAACGCATGGCCCGGTTGGAAAAGCACTACCGGGAATGGTTGGGGTTAAACGCACGTTGCATTCGCGCTGCGGTGAAAAGGAAGTTCCTGGAACATGTGAACGTGTCTTCGTTGCCAGCCTCCCAACTGACTGCGGAACAGAAGATTTTTAAAAAGGATTATGCTGCAGGACGGCGGGATCTGGAACATGAGTTTGGGAAGACGATGCGCTACAAATCCATTCGCGATTTGGCAGCGGAAAATACCGGTGCGGTCATCCAGGATTTAAAACCGATCTGGTTGATGAGTCCGCTGAGTGTTTCCGACGCACTGCCGCTGGACCCACAGTTGTTCGATGTCGTGATTTTCGATGAGGCGAGTCAGATTCCGTTGGAGGAAGCAATTCCGGCGTTGTATCGCTCGAATCAGGTGATTGTGGTAGGTGACGAAATGCAATTGCCACCAACGACGTTCTTTGCTTCGAGCCGCGGAGAAGAAGAGACCGTGATGGTGGAAGAGGAGGGAGAGCAGATCGAGGTGGACCTGGATGCGGATAGCTTTCTGACGCAATCGGCGACGAACCTGCCCTCAACCTTGCTGGCGTGGCATTATCGGAGCCGTTATGAACCTCTGATCAGTTTTTCGAACGCGGCATTTTACAGCGGGAACCTCTTTACCATTCCGGACCGTCAGCGGGTGCTGTCGGGGCAGGCCGAGCTCGTGGTTACCACGGCGGAGCAGGGGAATGAGAATGTCGATGCATTGTTGCAGCGAAGCATTAGTTTCCATTTGATGGAGAAGGGCGTTTATTCCGAACGACGCAACCCCGGCGAAGCGGCTTACATTGCGGAACTGACGCGAGGGTTGTTGCAGAAAGAGACGAAGCTGAGCATTGGGATTGTGGCGTTTTCGGAAGCGCAACAGACGGAGATAGAGGAGGCGTTGAGCCGGTTGGCCGAAGAGGATGCGGATTTTGCGCATCGGTTGGAGGCGGAATACACACGGGAGGAGAACGACCAGTTCTGCGGATTAATCGTGAAGAACCTGGAGAATGTGCAAGGCGATGAGCGCGACATCATTATCCTGAGCATTTGTTACGGTTACGATGCGAACGGGAAGATGCTGATGAACTTTGGCCCGATCAACCAACGCGGTGGTGAGAAGCGGTTGAACGTGATTTTTTCGCGCGCAAAGCATCACATGGCCGTGATCAGTTCGATTCGACATCTGCGATCACGAATGATTACAACGATGGCGCAAACAGCGTGA
- a CDS encoding M48 family metalloprotease, translated as MAMENPGQNLKPLPYHVELRDYLKSQERDLWNWFASAQAKADYTEHLLLELLKATYRLDPANHADLYAAAEEAKQRLQLNIPITIYQAQNSNQLNATLYYIPGEGHLVFSGPVFSLLSPDELRSVLGHELAHYHLWQCDEGEFLIADRMLQAIANDPRAAGSHVQSARWFQLYTEIFCDRGSFCVTGKLDEVVSGLVKIQTGLQHVSATSYLKQAEEVFEKTRAKTAEMSHPETFIRARALALWAEQHPESTGPISAMIEGAAELDELDLVGQKRWTILTRRLLAIFLRPKWFQTQAVLGHAKLFFEDFQPAQADDAEVMAELKSSDAKLREYLCYLLLDFVVADPELEEMPLAAALEMAKLLSLESLFEKSVAKELKIKARDLKRLKEKAPEMLAKAEVQP; from the coding sequence ATGGCGATGGAGAATCCAGGTCAGAATCTAAAGCCTTTGCCGTATCACGTCGAACTGAGGGATTACCTTAAGTCGCAGGAACGTGATTTGTGGAATTGGTTCGCCTCCGCGCAGGCCAAGGCGGATTATACCGAACATCTCCTCCTTGAGCTGTTGAAAGCGACTTATCGACTTGATCCAGCGAATCACGCGGACCTGTACGCGGCGGCGGAGGAGGCAAAACAGCGGCTGCAATTAAATATACCCATCACCATTTATCAGGCGCAGAACTCCAATCAACTTAACGCGACCCTGTACTATATTCCGGGCGAGGGACACCTGGTTTTCTCCGGACCGGTGTTCTCGTTGTTGTCGCCTGACGAATTAAGGTCGGTTCTGGGTCATGAGTTGGCGCATTATCATCTTTGGCAATGCGATGAGGGTGAATTTCTGATTGCCGATCGGATGTTGCAGGCCATTGCAAATGACCCTCGGGCCGCCGGAAGCCACGTGCAGAGTGCCAGGTGGTTTCAGCTCTACACAGAAATTTTCTGCGATCGCGGTTCATTTTGTGTGACAGGCAAATTGGACGAAGTAGTGTCAGGCCTGGTAAAAATCCAGACCGGGCTGCAACACGTCAGCGCAACGAGTTACCTGAAGCAGGCCGAAGAAGTCTTTGAGAAAACCAGGGCGAAGACTGCGGAGATGTCACATCCCGAGACATTTATCCGGGCGCGGGCACTGGCCCTTTGGGCGGAGCAGCACCCGGAATCAACGGGCCCAATCAGCGCCATGATTGAAGGTGCGGCTGAACTGGACGAACTGGATCTGGTGGGACAAAAACGATGGACCATTTTGACCAGGCGCTTGCTGGCAATTTTTCTCCGACCCAAGTGGTTTCAGACCCAGGCCGTACTGGGGCATGCAAAACTATTCTTCGAAGACTTCCAACCAGCCCAGGCCGACGATGCCGAAGTCATGGCGGAACTGAAATCCTCCGATGCGAAGCTGAGGGAATATCTTTGTTACCTGCTGCTGGATTTCGTAGTGGCGGACCCGGAGCTGGAGGAGATGCCATTGGCGGCAGCCCTGGAAATGGCGAAACTGCTTTCGCTTGAGAGCCTGTTTGAGAAGAGCGTGGCAAAGGAGTTGAAGATCAAAGCTCGCGATTTGAAACGCCTGAAGGAAAAAGCGCCGGAAATGCTGGCTAAAGCCGAGGTGCAACCATGA
- a CDS encoding ferritin-like domain-containing protein: MKDLRELFIEELADIYSAEQQLVKALPKMAKAASSDQLREGIEQHLEQTEEHVHRLEQVFEIFGEKAKAKKCEAMAGLIRETQEALEEDAEGAVKDALLIACAQKVEHYEIASYGTLRTWAEVLEESDAVSLLEDTENEEKETDDALTDLAETINAEANQGAEKGEEEEEETSHRSVRPKGSKK; this comes from the coding sequence ATGAAAGACCTGAGAGAATTATTTATTGAAGAACTCGCCGACATTTACAGCGCCGAACAACAACTCGTCAAAGCCCTCCCCAAAATGGCCAAGGCCGCCTCATCCGATCAACTAAGGGAAGGAATTGAACAACATCTCGAACAAACCGAAGAACATGTCCACCGCCTGGAACAAGTCTTTGAAATCTTCGGGGAAAAGGCCAAAGCCAAGAAATGCGAAGCCATGGCCGGCCTGATTCGCGAGACTCAGGAAGCCCTGGAGGAAGATGCGGAAGGCGCAGTTAAGGACGCCCTGCTCATCGCCTGCGCGCAAAAGGTCGAACACTACGAAATTGCCTCCTATGGCACTCTCCGCACCTGGGCCGAAGTCCTCGAGGAAAGTGACGCCGTCTCGCTCCTTGAAGATACCGAAAATGAGGAAAAGGAAACCGATGACGCCCTGACCGACCTGGCCGAAACCATCAACGCCGAAGCCAACCAGGGCGCTGAAAAAGGAGAAGAAGAAGAGGAAGAAACCAGTCACCGGTCCGTCCGTCCCAAGGGCAGCAAGAAATAA